aatttggagagaggaagaagacaaaTCACTGAGTTTGGATGATGTTGGAAACAGAAGTTTTTATACAAATCAGAAGGGTGGACCTCAAGGGCTGAGGTTAAAGTAGTGAGCCAGCTGGCCTAGTGAGCCATTTTAAGCTATGTACAACCAGAATCATAGTTTGCATCAAACAACTCCCCCCTCCCACACAGCtaatgatattcatcaggattacagTCCCTGAATTGATCACAAGAGGTCACTCTTGCCTCATTAGCATTTTAATGCATCATCTTTATCAAAAAATAAGaagttacagatgagaaatggaCAATCTGGCTCTAGGAAAATAGCCTGATCCAGACTTATCCTGGAGAAAAAATCCTAGGCCTTGGGGATCCTGGAAGTATGAACTGTTAGAGAAAAAGGGACAGTGCCTCTGATGCCTTCAGAGTCTCTCCACATACAAGGATTTGCCCATCTGATTTAGCTCCTGCTGGTACTGTCGATGCTCCTTCTCAAATAGCTGACTTAAGGCAGCCTGCCGAAcctgggagagggagggacagagtaAAATGTGGAAGTTTGCCTTCTGGCACCCACCCACCACCTCTAACCTTGGCTGGTTCCCTAGctcttgggttttattttttcagtttgaaCATAGAGGATGGGAGATAGCTTAGAATATGGAAGGTAGCATACACTTCACGCATATGGACATGGAGTACAACACATTTCCTCAAGCTGGGTGAGTCCAGTATGGTACAGCAGAGGTTAATGGACACAAGGGAAATAGAAATAAGGACAATTTGAATGAAGTACATTGAGTCTAGAGAGCTATAGAAGCACTAAAGGAAAAAGGCCAGAGAATCAAGCAATCAACAAACACCTATTAAGAATTTACTGTGCCAGTcattgtactaggcactgtaGAATCTTGGGCTGTTAATACATTTTGATAGCAAAATACCTAACACAGGTAGGACGTAATTGTTGAATACAAAGCTCTGGTATATAGAATGAAAAGGCTCTGATGAAATAAGGATATGTTAAACACAGTTAGTTGCTAGAAAGCAAAGTGGTTCAGGGTAGAGCTATGGATGGCACTGGGAATCCTAGTGGGCAAAGGGAATAACAGCGGGTTTGGCCCACTCACAGTCAGCAGCTGCTTGTTGGCCAATGCCATCTCCTGTTCCATGACGTCTTGCATTCTCAGGATGGCATATGGGTTCCTCCTCTCGCTCATTGTTGCCTGCCATGTGCAGTACACTACTGCATTTTTCCAACTGTCCCAGGAGGATTTATGTGGATTTGAGTTAGGAAGATAAGACTTCCATTAGGCATCTTTGTGATGTAGAATTTGTCTTATGTTTCCTCAATACTTAAGTAAGCTCAAGTATAGGTAGATACAGTCTACCTTATATATCTCTGGAACCTCTCTTAAGTGTTTATTATACTGTTGGGCACAGACTGAGATCTCAAGAGGTTCCCCCTTACTGACTACCCCCATTTACATTCAGGGTATTGCGGGAGACAGAAATAGGAGGGAGGACAGAATCAGGGTGTCATTAGTGCACAGGTATGTATTTACATTTGTTACATGAAGCAAAgctacttctttcctttctctgaacctttGGGCTAACCACCTCATAGTCCTGAGAATGGAGAACATAGAGAAGACAATACTGATAGGTAGAAGTTGGGGGGTGGGGCGTTGGAGGGCACAGGAAATTACCTCTCAACAGCCTTCTCAAATGCTACTATCCTCTTGTAACTCTGCAAGGAAAATGAATGTACCTGGTCAGCCCAGTTACCATACCCCTCACCCTAGCACCCTATTTGTTATTCTTGACTTAAGGGGAACTTGGGGGATCCTTTTCCCACCCACCCACTCCATCAGAAATAGGGCAGGTAATGGCTAGCAATTCATCATTCAAACTATTTCAGCACTTACATGAAAAGCAACATCCTATTTTGGGGATGgggaagcactttacaaaacttttttttttttgtaatccccCAAGTTCATACTGGAGAAATTGATCTGGGTAACCCCATCAAAAGTTCTTTCAATCAAGCTTAATCCCTGTCATACCTCTTCTATCTTTATAATCTCATCCAGGGGCAGGGATGCCCTCTGGTTTGCCACCGATTTAGTAGGTTGGACAGACATTCTTGACTGTTGCTCTTCCTGTTTTGTCCACTCACTGATCTCAATTACCTTGGTTACCAGGCATGTCTCCAATAATGCCCTAGGCCTACTCTCTGATTGGTCACCTGGCTTGTTGCCTGGGAGACCTGAAAAGGAATCCAAGTTCTTTAGCGTTCTAATAGTGATCCCCACCCCATCACTTAGCAAGGGCCACTGGCCCAAACCCAAGACCCACGTTAGGCTACAGAGGCAGCTCCATAGCTTATAATTTCAGGGGAATCAGGCCCATCATGCCCTCATAGGTGTGCGTATGTGCACACACCCTCATACCATCTTCCCCACACCCCATCTACTCCAGTTAAGCAGGAGTAGAAATCAGTAAAGAACAGTTATAATATACTTAGTTTTACAGCTGTTTTTATTAAATAACCAGTTTATAAAGTGAGACCAGTACAGTGACTTATAGGGGGCATATGGAATTAGTGCCTATATCACTGACAGTTCCCCTCAATTATGTCCTGACCTATAATATGTGAAGAGAAGGGCAAGGCAGGGCACTAAACACAACACAAATCTCAACAGAGCTTGGTTTAAGTACAACACACTAATTCCCTTCTGCCCTTCTCACTCGACAACTTTAAATGATATGTCTGTGGGCAAGAGTCCCCATCCAATTGGGAAAGATAGAGGCTTTGTGGTTTCCATTTCTAACATCATAAATGccacctcccccactcccactaACCTATTTAGGATGAAACTGACTTTGGGAGAGGGCAAAAAAtaaccatgatcaaaaacaggTTGGGGTAAGGAGGAAGTGACAAGGGCAGAGGAAAAATATGTGGATGCAGCTCTGTAAAAAAGCTattggagagggaaagagtgctTCATAGAACTTTAGTTCTACAACAGACCAGAGGAATAAGCTAAGGAAGGATTTCCAGACACACGTTTCAAGAATTCTGAGCATAATGATATCAATGCTGTCCAGTGCTGTTGTGTCTCCTGCCCTGGAAAAATCCCTGGGTAATGAGAGTGGATTCTCCTACTGGAGCCATGTTGGCTATGATTATCCCCAAATTCAGTCAGAGGGTGCTCTCTAGTGTGTTGTAGTTA
The DNA window shown above is from Notamacropus eugenii isolate mMacEug1 chromosome 2, mMacEug1.pri_v2, whole genome shotgun sequence and carries:
- the CFAP141 gene encoding cilia- and flagella-associated protein 141 encodes the protein MSVQPTKSVANQRASLPLDEIIKIEESYKRIVAFEKAVESWKNAVVYCTWQATMSERRNPYAILRMQDVMEQEMALANKQLLTVRQAALSQLFEKEHRQYQQELNQMGKSLYVERL